In Haloplanus rubicundus, one DNA window encodes the following:
- a CDS encoding endonuclease III domain-containing protein, which translates to MAEEPAENIGDGGVEAEFATGTPDTRAEAVVDALGDIYWQTAYGGRDAFPCLVRTILSQNTSDTASQPAFDDLLGRYDDGRDLAATLAAADRETLADTIASAGLYNQKSRVIVEAAEEVVADFGGADAFDDFVREGDPDAVRDRLLEIRGVGPKTADCVLLFAGGRGGVFPVDTHVHRIARRMGLAPADADHEGVRAALEAAVPTEKCGFGHTAMIQFGREYCTARKPACLDGPDACPLYDSCERVGVVPETGEVVDPAETGAAD; encoded by the coding sequence ATGGCGGAGGAACCCGCGGAGAACATCGGCGATGGCGGCGTCGAAGCCGAGTTCGCGACCGGCACGCCCGACACCCGCGCCGAGGCCGTCGTCGACGCCCTCGGTGACATTTACTGGCAGACGGCGTACGGCGGACGCGACGCCTTTCCCTGTCTCGTCCGGACGATCCTGAGTCAGAACACGAGCGACACTGCCAGCCAACCGGCGTTCGACGACCTGCTGGGTCGGTACGACGACGGGCGCGACCTGGCGGCGACGCTCGCGGCGGCCGACCGCGAGACGCTCGCCGACACCATCGCCTCGGCGGGGCTGTACAACCAGAAATCGCGTGTGATCGTCGAGGCGGCCGAGGAGGTGGTCGCCGACTTCGGCGGCGCCGACGCGTTCGACGACTTCGTCCGCGAGGGCGACCCCGATGCGGTGCGCGACCGCCTCCTCGAGATCCGCGGTGTCGGGCCGAAAACCGCCGACTGCGTCCTCCTCTTCGCCGGCGGACGCGGCGGCGTCTTCCCCGTCGACACGCACGTCCACCGCATCGCCCGCCGGATGGGCCTCGCGCCGGCCGACGCCGACCACGAGGGAGTTCGGGCGGCGCTGGAGGCGGCGGTGCCGACGGAGAAATGTGGCTTCGGACACACCGCGATGATCCAGTTCGGCCGGGAATACTGCACGGCTCGGAAACCCGCGTGTCTCGACGGGCCGGACGCCTGTCCGCTGTACGATTCGTGCGAGCGCGTGGGTGTAGTTCCAGAGACGGGCGAGGTAGTCGACCCGGCGGAGACGGGGGCGGCCGACTGA
- a CDS encoding DUF371 domain-containing protein, with amino-acid sequence MREVIRARGHEHVAATHESTFEVTTDDWLTPAGDCIVGIEADRSPADFDDDFAVACRDPAATITLTLETADARDEIRARGHPDLTFGSDRSAVVRTSTYVDDRTVAVGADAAAADLDRDLVAALAGGAALTLSLSVE; translated from the coding sequence ATGCGAGAGGTCATTCGGGCGCGCGGCCACGAACACGTCGCCGCGACCCACGAGAGCACCTTCGAGGTAACGACCGACGACTGGCTGACGCCGGCCGGCGACTGTATCGTCGGGATCGAAGCCGACCGCTCGCCGGCCGACTTCGACGACGACTTCGCCGTCGCCTGCCGCGACCCCGCGGCGACGATCACGCTGACGCTCGAAACCGCGGACGCGCGCGACGAGATCCGTGCCCGCGGCCATCCCGACCTCACCTTCGGGAGCGACCGGAGCGCCGTCGTCCGCACGAGCACGTACGTCGACGACCGCACCGTCGCCGTCGGCGCCGACGCCGCGGCCGCCGACCTGGACCGCGACCTCGTCGCGGCACTGGCCGGCGGCGCCGCACTCACCCTCTCCCTGTCCGTCGAGTGA
- a CDS encoding coiled-coil protein translates to MVTTEEVLDEFDVSALKTENNVDLTDDQLENDSKGQLIKLAGQLRDRRNELNQMASERASKRDDLNAKTREKVDEAQEHREQRDELNEQVQEHKESRNELNAKANELFDEVEEMKQDLELGDGKDLEELEEEIEQLEFRQQTEVLSAEDERELIEKIEDKREEYQQRKEKLDDASELEELVEEAEEVRSEASQHHQKVTELADKAQEHHNRMIEAYREADEIRDKADEMHELFVEAQEAADRHHEDFVRVQKRLRELDKEEEQEQQDERQAEREAAKEEAEEIYQKFKEGETLDTEDLMKLQKTGLL, encoded by the coding sequence ATGGTAACAACAGAAGAAGTACTCGACGAATTCGACGTTTCGGCGCTCAAAACCGAGAACAACGTCGACCTCACGGACGATCAGCTCGAAAACGACTCGAAGGGACAGCTCATCAAACTCGCCGGTCAGCTCCGTGACCGACGGAACGAGCTCAACCAGATGGCGTCGGAGCGCGCCTCCAAGCGCGACGACCTGAACGCCAAGACGCGGGAGAAAGTCGACGAGGCTCAGGAACACCGCGAGCAGCGCGACGAGCTCAACGAGCAGGTTCAGGAGCACAAGGAGAGCCGGAACGAGCTCAACGCGAAGGCCAACGAGCTCTTCGACGAGGTCGAGGAGATGAAACAGGACCTCGAACTCGGCGATGGCAAGGATCTCGAGGAGCTCGAAGAGGAGATCGAGCAGCTCGAATTCCGACAGCAGACCGAGGTCCTCTCGGCCGAGGACGAGCGCGAACTCATCGAGAAGATCGAGGACAAGCGCGAGGAGTACCAGCAGCGCAAGGAGAAACTCGACGACGCGAGCGAACTCGAGGAACTCGTCGAGGAGGCCGAGGAGGTCCGCTCCGAGGCGTCCCAGCACCACCAGAAGGTGACCGAGCTCGCCGACAAGGCCCAGGAGCACCACAACCGGATGATCGAGGCCTACCGCGAGGCCGACGAGATCCGTGACAAGGCCGACGAGATGCACGAACTCTTCGTCGAGGCTCAGGAGGCGGCCGACCGCCACCACGAGGACTTCGTCCGCGTCCAGAAGCGCCTGCGCGAACTCGACAAGGAAGAGGAGCAGGAACAGCAGGACGAGCGCCAGGCCGAGCGCGAGGCCGCCAAGGAGGAGGCCGAGGAGATCTACCAGAAGTTCAAGGAAGGCGAGACCCTCGACACCGAGGACCTGATGAAGCTCCAGAAGACGGGTCTTCTGTAG
- the sppA gene encoding signal peptide peptidase SppA yields the protein MSDGDDLWRLGIVVGGGLLAAVFGLLVFVVVPGSFAELLGVLVTIGVVILGTRAAGDFADSAFPDYNVAQVAVEGPITRDGSTPGPIPGGALGATADDVVEQIERADEDDAVDALLVKLDTPGGQVVPSDDIRRAAADFDGPTVAYATDVCASGGYWIASGCDELWARRGSIVGSIGVIGSRVNVSELAEDLGVSYERFAAGKYKDAGMPLKDLSEDEREYLQGIIDGFYDDFVERVAEGRGMEPDAVRETEARVYLGDEANELGLVDSIGTRDDIEDHVEGLLDAEVSVREFEPEKGLAARLRGGATAVAYAAGAGVAGAVVGDDHDFRLRF from the coding sequence GTGAGTGACGGCGATGACCTCTGGCGACTCGGCATCGTCGTCGGTGGCGGGTTGCTCGCGGCCGTCTTCGGCCTCCTCGTCTTCGTCGTCGTCCCGGGATCGTTCGCGGAACTGCTCGGCGTGTTGGTGACTATCGGCGTCGTGATCCTCGGCACGCGCGCCGCGGGTGACTTCGCGGACTCGGCCTTTCCGGACTACAACGTCGCGCAGGTGGCCGTCGAGGGACCGATCACCCGCGACGGATCGACGCCGGGACCGATCCCCGGCGGTGCCCTCGGCGCCACCGCCGACGACGTGGTGGAACAGATCGAACGGGCCGACGAGGACGACGCCGTCGACGCCCTCCTGGTGAAACTCGACACGCCGGGCGGACAGGTCGTCCCCAGCGACGACATCCGCCGGGCCGCGGCCGACTTCGACGGCCCGACCGTCGCCTACGCCACCGACGTGTGCGCCAGCGGCGGCTACTGGATCGCGAGCGGCTGTGACGAACTCTGGGCGCGGCGGGGGAGCATCGTCGGCAGCATCGGCGTCATCGGCTCCCGCGTGAACGTCTCGGAGTTGGCCGAGGACCTCGGCGTCTCTTACGAGCGCTTCGCCGCCGGCAAGTACAAGGACGCAGGCATGCCGTTGAAGGACCTCTCCGAGGACGAACGGGAGTATCTACAGGGGATCATCGACGGCTTCTACGACGACTTCGTCGAACGGGTCGCCGAGGGTCGTGGGATGGAGCCCGATGCCGTCCGCGAGACGGAGGCACGGGTCTACCTCGGCGACGAGGCCAACGAACTCGGCCTGGTCGATTCGATCGGCACCCGCGACGACATCGAGGACCACGTCGAGGGCCTGCTCGACGCCGAGGTGTCGGTCCGCGAGTTCGAACCGGAGAAGGGACTGGCCGCCCGCCTCCGCGGCGGCGCGACGGCCGTCGCCTACGCCGCCGGCGCGGGCGTCGCGGGCGCCGTCGTCGGTGACGACCACGACTTCCGTCTGCGGTTCTGA
- a CDS encoding DUF373 family protein, with product MTTLVLCVDRADDIGRTVGVSMPVDGWDAVRSLVTEVGLADPEDSTVNCLLEALRVTRDLRSDDEEAIVAVVSGAGDSAVNADRSVAAQIDDLLDRYTPDSAIIVTDSADDERLVPIVESRLPVDSVDRVVVRQARDIESTYYLLKQFLADEELRSTVLVPLGIGLLLLPVLLVRFSLGVALAGLASLLGAAVLYKGLAIDDHLARLPDQIRDALYSGQVSVVTYAVAGGLALVGLFLGGLAVSPVADGVVLVPIMQFFYSSIPWLALAALTASAGRLLDELIDADRIPRPYLNLPFGVVALGLVVRGFAGYFLERENVLPHLQVAGVTVQPTERLALFVVTAIVISLVGVRVAAKVAHDHPSEEDTDAEAVDRS from the coding sequence GTGACCACGCTGGTGCTGTGTGTCGACCGCGCCGACGACATCGGCCGGACCGTCGGCGTGTCGATGCCGGTCGACGGGTGGGACGCGGTGCGGTCGCTGGTGACGGAGGTTGGTCTCGCCGATCCGGAGGATTCGACGGTCAACTGCCTGCTCGAGGCGCTCCGGGTCACCCGTGACCTCCGGAGCGACGACGAGGAGGCCATCGTCGCCGTCGTCTCCGGCGCCGGCGACTCCGCCGTCAACGCCGACCGCTCGGTCGCCGCTCAGATCGACGACTTGCTCGACCGCTACACCCCCGACTCGGCGATCATCGTCACCGACAGCGCCGACGACGAACGGCTCGTCCCCATTGTCGAGAGCCGCCTCCCCGTCGACTCCGTGGATCGCGTGGTCGTCCGACAGGCCCGCGACATCGAATCGACCTACTACCTGCTCAAGCAGTTTCTCGCCGACGAGGAGCTTCGCTCGACCGTCCTCGTACCGCTCGGTATCGGACTGCTCCTCCTGCCCGTCCTGCTCGTGCGCTTCTCGCTCGGCGTGGCGCTCGCCGGCCTCGCTTCCCTGCTCGGTGCCGCGGTGCTTTACAAGGGGCTCGCGATCGACGACCACCTCGCACGCCTGCCCGACCAGATTCGGGACGCCCTCTACTCCGGACAGGTGTCGGTCGTCACGTACGCCGTCGCGGGCGGCCTGGCGCTCGTCGGCCTCTTTCTCGGCGGCCTCGCCGTCTCGCCCGTGGCCGACGGCGTCGTCCTCGTCCCGATCATGCAGTTTTTCTACAGCAGCATCCCGTGGCTCGCGCTGGCGGCCCTCACCGCGAGCGCCGGGCGCCTGCTCGACGAACTCATCGACGCGGATCGCATCCCGCGACCCTACCTCAACCTCCCCTTCGGCGTCGTCGCCCTGGGCCTCGTCGTTCGCGGCTTCGCGGGCTACTTCCTCGAACGCGAGAACGTCCTCCCGCACCTCCAGGTGGCCGGGGTCACGGTGCAGCCGACCGAGCGCCTCGCGCTGTTCGTCGTCACCGCCATCGTGATCTCGCTGGTCGGCGTTCGGGTGGCGGCGAAAGTCGCCCACGACCACCCGAGCGAAGAGGACACCGACGCCGAGGCGGTCGACCGCTCGTAG
- a CDS encoding aldo/keto reductase: MPSLGLGTWQNTDPEECANAVATALETGYRHVDTAQAYDNEASVGEGLARADVPREDVFLATKVWIDQLAHDDVLASTEESLDELGVDYVDLLYIHWPAGEYDPADTLTAFDDLYDEGLIERIGISNFEPGQVTEAVETADAPIFANQIECHPLLPQETLRAHCADHDVEVVAYSPLARGEVFDVPEIQQVAEKHGVSEAQVSLAWLREKGVTAIPKATSEAHVRDNWASRTLELDAEDVATIDGIDRRERQVDPGFAPW, from the coding sequence ATGCCGAGCCTCGGCCTCGGCACGTGGCAGAACACCGATCCCGAGGAGTGTGCGAACGCGGTGGCGACGGCCCTCGAGACGGGCTACCGTCACGTCGACACCGCCCAGGCGTACGACAACGAGGCGTCGGTCGGCGAGGGCCTCGCGCGGGCGGACGTGCCCCGGGAGGACGTCTTCCTCGCGACGAAGGTGTGGATCGACCAGCTCGCCCACGACGACGTGCTGGCGTCGACGGAGGAGAGCCTCGACGAGCTCGGCGTCGACTACGTCGACCTGCTCTACATCCACTGGCCGGCGGGCGAATACGACCCCGCGGACACCCTCACCGCCTTCGACGACCTGTACGACGAGGGACTGATCGAGCGAATCGGCATCAGCAACTTCGAACCCGGGCAGGTGACGGAGGCGGTCGAGACGGCCGACGCGCCCATCTTCGCCAACCAGATCGAATGCCACCCGCTCCTTCCACAGGAGACGCTCCGCGCCCACTGCGCCGACCACGACGTGGAAGTGGTGGCGTACTCGCCGCTGGCCCGCGGCGAGGTGTTCGACGTGCCCGAGATCCAGCAGGTCGCGGAGAAACACGGCGTCAGCGAGGCGCAGGTGTCGCTCGCGTGGCTCCGCGAGAAAGGTGTGACCGCCATCCCGAAGGCGACGAGCGAGGCCCACGTCCGGGACAACTGGGCGTCGCGGACGCTCGAACTGGACGCGGAAGACGTGGCGACAATCGACGGCATCGACCGCCGGGAACGGCAGGTCGATCCGGGCTTCGCGCCCTGGTAG
- a CDS encoding digeranylgeranylglycerophospholipid reductase, translating to MPDRFDVIVAGAGPAGAQCARDLAQRGYDVVVLEAEPEADFPRQSDKSTAGTFYSMMASFGVPDEVVMNYTDDVVLESPNDHYVQRQPGAVLEFADFKRWLVRDGREEGATYRFDARVNAPIVEDGTISGVRYAGDEEVYADIVVDATGPAAPLAKKLGVSDLKRTNQAIGVEWEMDGVVVDHPDYADLTDSMMLRLDHEYAPGGYSWIFHTGGDTAKVGLCYIQNDSHERYGREGASIDDYLHHWLDTDPRFENAERIADKQQHRGSAHIQMPGDLYTDGFMAVGDTVPTIDPLWGEGIHKGMKSGRMAAITADRCFTNGDADTSAEAMSVYGKLWHSKVAPRMRERLLMTELLYLAPNDRYDTLMGDLRAADSDVLAKANAGNIRAMINLIHVGDVGLLTKFARERLRERSS from the coding sequence ATGCCCGACCGTTTCGACGTGATCGTCGCCGGCGCGGGGCCCGCCGGGGCCCAGTGCGCCCGCGACCTCGCTCAACGGGGGTACGACGTGGTCGTCCTCGAGGCCGAACCGGAGGCCGACTTCCCCCGCCAGAGCGACAAATCTACCGCCGGCACGTTCTACTCCATGATGGCCTCCTTCGGCGTGCCGGACGAGGTAGTCATGAACTACACCGACGACGTGGTGCTGGAGTCGCCGAACGACCACTACGTCCAGCGCCAACCCGGTGCCGTGTTGGAGTTCGCCGACTTCAAGCGGTGGCTGGTTCGGGACGGGCGCGAGGAGGGCGCAACCTACCGCTTCGACGCCCGCGTCAACGCCCCGATCGTGGAGGACGGCACGATTTCGGGAGTCCGCTACGCGGGCGACGAGGAGGTGTACGCCGACATCGTCGTCGACGCCACGGGGCCGGCGGCGCCGCTGGCGAAGAAACTCGGCGTGAGTGATCTCAAGCGGACCAACCAGGCCATCGGCGTCGAGTGGGAGATGGACGGCGTCGTAGTCGATCATCCGGACTACGCCGACCTCACCGACTCGATGATGCTCCGCCTCGATCACGAGTACGCCCCCGGTGGCTACTCGTGGATCTTCCACACCGGCGGCGACACCGCGAAGGTCGGTCTCTGTTACATCCAGAACGACAGTCACGAGCGCTACGGCCGCGAGGGTGCGAGCATCGACGACTACCTCCATCACTGGCTGGACACCGATCCCCGGTTCGAGAACGCCGAGCGAATCGCGGACAAACAGCAACACCGCGGATCGGCACACATCCAGATGCCCGGCGACCTGTACACGGACGGATTCATGGCCGTCGGCGACACGGTGCCGACCATCGACCCGCTGTGGGGCGAAGGCATCCACAAGGGGATGAAGTCGGGGCGGATGGCTGCGATCACGGCCGATCGGTGTTTCACGAACGGCGACGCCGACACCTCCGCGGAGGCGATGTCCGTCTACGGAAAGCTCTGGCACAGCAAGGTCGCCCCCCGGATGCGCGAGCGCTTGCTGATGACGGAACTGCTCTATCTCGCCCCCAACGACCGCTACGACACGCTAATGGGCGACCTCCGGGCGGCCGATAGCGACGTGTTGGCGAAGGCGAACGCGGGCAACATCCGGGCGATGATAAACCTGATCCACGTCGGCGACGTTGGGCTCCTCACGAAGTTCGCGCGGGAACGCCTTCGCGAGCGGTCGTCGTAA
- a CDS encoding SLC13 family permease, whose amino-acid sequence MTGARDAAILGLAVASALAVGAAAGPVAALSPAAGYALGVTVFAALLWLTGAIPLSLTALAIPVLLAAFGVVPTFGDAVTGFADPVIFLLLAGFVLAEALQLHGVDRRVAYHVLLRVGTSPRRLVLALMVATALLSMIVSNTATTAMMVPIAVGLVGEVTEVVSADADAPATARTESPSNFQLAALLGVAYAASLGGVGTIVGTPPNAIVVGQLRELLDYHVSFADWLLVGLPMVVVTLPVAWVLLTFVVYPPRVGDVSDARESARRSLAAAGELGPRARRTVGIFALTAGLWVLGGLGFLVRPVLPPAVYTTLFGGDTVSVFGTTGHQGLLYYVVVGLVAVVALVVTGAAEWDEVLDIDWATLVLLGGGISLADALVATGATEWLASVTLGALGPVPLPVLVLVVVTLVVVVGELASNTAMAAILAPLLVGIGPAYADVLGTSAPTAAAFLAIVGAVAASYGFALPVATPPNAIAYGAGYMDREDMLRAGLPLDAVVILLATGVLTLLLRFVWPVVLS is encoded by the coding sequence GTGACCGGCGCTCGTGACGCCGCCATCCTCGGCCTCGCCGTGGCGAGCGCCCTCGCCGTCGGCGCCGCCGCCGGTCCCGTCGCCGCCCTCTCGCCCGCCGCGGGCTACGCCCTCGGCGTGACGGTCTTCGCCGCCCTCCTCTGGCTCACGGGCGCCATCCCCCTCTCACTGACCGCGCTCGCGATTCCCGTCCTCCTCGCCGCCTTCGGCGTCGTCCCGACCTTCGGCGACGCCGTCACCGGCTTCGCCGACCCCGTGATCTTCCTGTTGCTCGCGGGATTCGTGCTCGCCGAGGCGCTCCAGCTCCACGGCGTCGACCGCCGGGTCGCCTACCACGTCCTCCTTCGCGTCGGCACCTCGCCCCGACGGCTCGTCCTCGCGCTCATGGTCGCCACCGCCCTGCTCTCGATGATCGTCTCGAACACCGCGACGACGGCGATGATGGTGCCCATCGCCGTCGGCCTCGTGGGCGAGGTGACGGAAGTGGTGAGCGCCGACGCCGACGCGCCCGCCACCGCTCGGACGGAGTCCCCCTCGAACTTCCAGCTCGCGGCCCTGTTGGGCGTCGCCTACGCCGCCAGCCTCGGGGGCGTCGGCACCATCGTCGGCACGCCGCCGAACGCCATCGTCGTCGGGCAACTGCGCGAACTCCTCGACTACCACGTCTCCTTCGCGGACTGGCTCCTCGTCGGCCTGCCGATGGTCGTCGTGACCCTCCCCGTCGCCTGGGTGCTGCTCACGTTCGTCGTCTACCCGCCACGAGTGGGGGACGTGAGCGACGCACGGGAGAGCGCCCGCCGGAGCCTCGCGGCGGCCGGCGAGCTGGGGCCGCGAGCGCGCCGAACCGTCGGCATCTTCGCCCTCACGGCGGGCCTCTGGGTGCTCGGCGGCCTCGGCTTCCTCGTCCGGCCGGTCCTCCCGCCCGCCGTCTACACGACGCTGTTCGGCGGCGACACCGTCTCCGTCTTCGGCACGACGGGACACCAGGGCCTCCTCTACTACGTCGTGGTCGGCCTCGTCGCCGTCGTCGCCCTCGTCGTGACCGGCGCCGCCGAGTGGGACGAGGTACTCGACATCGACTGGGCGACGCTCGTCCTCCTCGGGGGCGGTATCTCGCTGGCGGACGCGCTGGTCGCCACGGGGGCGACCGAGTGGCTGGCGTCGGTGACGCTCGGCGCACTCGGTCCCGTCCCCCTGCCCGTCCTCGTCCTCGTCGTCGTCACGCTGGTCGTCGTCGTGGGTGAACTCGCCTCCAACACGGCCATGGCGGCCATCCTCGCGCCCCTCCTGGTGGGGATCGGTCCCGCGTACGCCGACGTCCTCGGCACGTCCGCGCCGACGGCCGCGGCCTTCCTCGCCATCGTCGGCGCCGTCGCCGCGAGCTACGGCTTCGCGCTCCCCGTGGCGACGCCGCCGAACGCCATCGCCTACGGCGCGGGCTACATGGACCGCGAGGACATGCTCCGGGCCGGCCTGCCGCTGGACGCCGTGGTGATCCTGCTCGCGACTGGCGTGCTCACGCTCCTCCTTCGATTCGTCTGGCCGGTGGTGTTGTCGTAG
- a CDS encoding FAD-binding oxidoreductase, giving the protein MVPPLTDDRLDRFEAALHGDLIRPDDDGYDDARAVWNGMIDRHPALIARCAGVADVIEAVTLAREADCPVSVRGGGHNVSGSAVCNDGLVIDCSEMTAVGVDPAARTVWVQAGARWADVDHETGAFGLATPGGVVSDTGVAGLTLGGGIGHLRRKHGLSCDNLRSAEVVTADGEFVTASATSHADLFWALRGSGGGVGVVTAFEFDCHPVGPEVATCFTFYPGDRATECLQAYREFTATAPDEVSTLTSTGVMYDPDLFPPGVVDETKFAVMGCYAGDPETGERALAPLRELADPIADYSAVRQYVDFQQLLDADYPEGMRYYWKSLYLDGLPDSAIDRIAYWAEAAPSRLSTVDVWHLGGAIGRIGAAESAFAGRHAPFLLGVEANWKDPTADDENVAWVRDCLDDMRQFSDGSVYLNFPGFFEEGEAMRRTTFGPAYERLVEVEETYDPTGVFGRQTGAGAGAEASESDPE; this is encoded by the coding sequence ATGGTCCCACCACTGACCGACGACCGACTCGACCGGTTCGAGGCGGCGCTCCACGGCGACCTGATCCGCCCCGACGACGACGGGTACGACGACGCCCGTGCGGTCTGGAACGGCATGATCGACAGACACCCGGCGCTGATCGCCCGGTGTGCAGGCGTCGCAGACGTGATCGAAGCGGTGACACTCGCCCGCGAGGCGGACTGTCCGGTCTCGGTTCGCGGCGGCGGCCACAACGTCTCCGGGAGCGCCGTCTGCAACGACGGCCTCGTGATCGACTGCTCGGAGATGACCGCCGTCGGCGTCGACCCGGCGGCGCGGACGGTGTGGGTGCAAGCGGGCGCCCGGTGGGCCGACGTGGACCACGAGACGGGGGCGTTCGGCCTCGCGACGCCCGGTGGCGTCGTCTCCGACACCGGCGTCGCGGGGCTGACCCTCGGCGGCGGCATCGGCCACCTCCGGCGAAAGCACGGTCTGAGCTGTGACAACCTCCGCTCGGCCGAGGTGGTCACGGCCGATGGCGAGTTCGTGACCGCGAGCGCGACGAGTCACGCCGACCTGTTCTGGGCCCTCCGGGGTAGCGGCGGCGGAGTCGGCGTCGTCACCGCGTTCGAGTTCGACTGCCACCCGGTCGGGCCGGAGGTGGCGACCTGTTTCACGTTCTATCCGGGCGACCGGGCGACGGAGTGCCTGCAGGCCTACCGCGAGTTCACCGCGACGGCGCCGGACGAAGTGAGCACCCTCACCTCGACGGGCGTGATGTACGACCCCGACCTGTTTCCGCCGGGCGTGGTAGACGAGACGAAGTTCGCAGTCATGGGCTGTTACGCGGGCGACCCCGAGACTGGCGAACGGGCGCTGGCCCCGCTTCGGGAGTTGGCCGACCCCATCGCCGACTACAGCGCGGTTCGGCAGTACGTCGATTTCCAGCAACTCCTCGACGCGGACTACCCGGAGGGGATGCGCTACTACTGGAAGTCGCTCTATCTGGACGGACTTCCCGACTCGGCCATCGACCGCATCGCGTACTGGGCCGAGGCGGCCCCGTCGCGGCTCTCGACGGTCGACGTGTGGCATCTCGGTGGCGCAATCGGGCGGATCGGCGCCGCGGAGAGTGCCTTCGCCGGTCGTCACGCGCCCTTCCTCCTCGGCGTCGAGGCGAACTGGAAGGACCCCACGGCCGACGACGAGAACGTCGCGTGGGTCCGGGACTGCCTCGACGACATGCGCCAGTTCTCCGACGGGTCGGTCTACCTCAACTTCCCCGGCTTCTTCGAGGAGGGCGAAGCGATGCGTCGAACCACCTTCGGACCGGCGTACGAGCGACTGGTCGAAGTGGAGGAGACGTACGACCCGACGGGAGTGTTCGGGCGGCAGACGGGGGCAGGAGCAGGAGCGGAGGCGAGCGAGAGCGACCCCGAGTGA
- a CDS encoding helix-turn-helix transcriptional regulator — protein MGDRDEDADAADVSPGSPVLEALLENERRRRHLGKRLDAAGDRVETTLLGDIVRHGPVLEALREGPLDRREIEARLDVSRATSHRLTQWLDQRGYVEKVDGRFRLTGRGEAVADEVLRFEANVRTVERLAPLLDRICDDHLEFVVEPFVGATVTVAEPDDPYRPVERFLSLLRESGTFRGFNTTPMVPPVLGEFHRRLFEGVDAELVYLPRTVEKLVETYPERATAAVERGHLTLRTRGAFPYGLAIFDGRVGIGGYDEETGLLTVFVDTDSPIAREWAERVFASVRADSKPIDQ, from the coding sequence ATGGGTGACCGAGACGAGGACGCCGACGCCGCAGACGTCTCGCCAGGGTCGCCGGTGCTGGAGGCGCTTCTGGAGAACGAACGGCGCCGCCGCCACCTGGGGAAGCGACTGGACGCCGCGGGCGACCGGGTCGAGACGACGCTCCTCGGGGACATCGTTCGCCATGGTCCGGTGCTGGAGGCGCTCCGGGAGGGGCCGCTGGACCGTCGGGAGATAGAGGCGCGTCTCGACGTCTCCCGCGCCACGAGCCACCGGCTGACGCAGTGGCTCGACCAGCGAGGGTACGTGGAGAAAGTCGACGGGCGCTTCCGGCTGACCGGGCGCGGCGAGGCAGTCGCCGACGAAGTGCTTCGGTTCGAGGCGAACGTCCGCACTGTCGAGCGCCTCGCGCCGCTCTTGGACCGCATCTGCGACGACCATCTGGAGTTCGTCGTCGAACCGTTCGTTGGCGCGACGGTGACCGTCGCGGAGCCGGACGACCCGTACCGACCGGTCGAACGGTTCCTCTCGTTGCTCCGGGAGTCGGGAACGTTCCGCGGTTTCAACACGACGCCGATGGTCCCGCCGGTCCTCGGCGAGTTCCACCGGCGTCTATTCGAGGGCGTCGACGCCGAACTCGTCTACCTCCCGCGGACCGTCGAGAAACTCGTCGAGACGTATCCCGAGCGCGCGACGGCGGCCGTCGAGCGTGGGCATCTGACTCTGCGGACGCGGGGAGCGTTCCCCTACGGTCTCGCCATCTTCGACGGCCGGGTCGGTATCGGCGGCTACGACGAGGAGACGGGGCTGTTGACGGTGTTCGTGGATACGGATTCGCCCATCGCACGGGAGTGGGCAGAACGGGTCTTCGCGTCGGTGCGTGCGGATTCGAAGCCGATAGATCAGTAG